One genomic window of Magnolia sinica isolate HGM2019 chromosome 3, MsV1, whole genome shotgun sequence includes the following:
- the LOC131239697 gene encoding uncharacterized protein LOC131239697: MDKSWIHLSRVSNAYVSGAKEFLDFAFTNTSDRGRILCPCKNCNNNFWVSRQEAYDHIVCDGFNTSYTHWHFHGEATSSSIPNLDPNDDMHELLHDAFDFSGPDDQESDATYRPTQGLNTEAQQFFKLVEDADKELYPGCKKFSKLSFIIRLYHIKCLGGWSDKSFTMLLELLKDALPEGETLPRSFYETKKIIGDLGLKYNKIDACPNDCMLYWKDAVDEQSCGICGASRWKTFEHQSDDEATSSTAKERKIPAKILRHFPLKPRLQRLYMSSKTASSMKWHYECRTEDGMLRHPADSPAWKTFDHYHPTFSSDSRNVRLGLAADGFNPFKTMSIAHST, encoded by the exons atggataagagttggattcattTGTCAAG GGTAAGCAATGCATACGTAAGTGGAGCTAAGGAATTCCTAGACTTTGCATTTACAAATACAAGTGATAGAGGGAGGATCCTATGTCCATGTAAGAACTGCAATAACAACTTCTGGGTATCTCGACAAGAAGCATACGATCATATTGTGTGTGACGGATTTAATACGAGTTATACTCATTGGCATTTTCATGGGGAAGCCACGTCTTCTTCTATACCTAATCTGGATCCAAACGATGATATGCACGAATTGTTACATGATGCATTTGATTTTTCGGGTCCGGATGATCAAGAGAGTGATGCAACATATAGACCTACACAGGGGCTTAATACTGAAGCacaacaatttttcaaattaGTAGAAGACGCCGATAAGGAATTATACCCAGGCTGCAAGAAGTTTAGTAAACTCTCTTTCATTATTCGACTATATCACATAAAGTGCCTTGGTGGATGGAGCGACAAGTCATTCACGATGTTACTTGAATTGTTAAAGGATGCACTTCCCGAAGGTGAAACCTTACCAAGGTCTTTCTATGAAACCAAGAAGATTATTGGAGACTTGGGcctaaaatacaataaaattgaTGCTTGTCCCAATGATTGTATGTTATATTGGAAGGATGCTGTCGACGAgcaatcatgtggtatatgtggtGCTTCCAGATGGAAAACATTTGAACATCAATCAGATGACGAGGCGACTTCTTCGACTGCCAAAGAGAGAAAAATTCCAGCCAAAATATTACGCCATTTTCCTTTGAAACCAAGGCTTCAGAGGTTGTACATGTCATCTAAAACAGCGTCCTCTATGAAATGGCATTATGAGTGTCGCACCGAAGATGGAATGTTAAGGCATCCGGCTGATTCCCCGGCGTGGAAAACTTTTGATCACTACCATCCGACCTTTTCATCGGATAGTCGCAATGTTAGACTTGGGTTAGCAGCTGATGGTTTCAATCCATTCAAGACAATGAGTATTGCTCATAGCACATAG
- the LOC131241467 gene encoding uncharacterized protein LOC131241467, translating into MREGQRISISINNLGQPDCDNASKLTNFIGTIARNGVYAPLTFNDWRAVPNAKKDDMWGLVTSKFEFDGNAKAWVLKSLGKKWREWKGKLKKLYYSSHETDEERLANLDGRVQEDQWKTLVQFWNSEEGKARSKKNKENRKKQLINHAAGSKSFAQICEEEVNFINNLTNHVSIFVLYNLFA; encoded by the exons ATGCGTGAAGGTCAACGGATTTCTATTTCCATCAACAATCTAGGGCAGCCCGATTGTGACAATGCTAGTAAGCTGACAAATTTCATAGGGACAATAGCACGCAATGGGGTATATGCTCCCCTTACATTTAATGATTGGAGGGCGGTGCCAAATGCGAAGAAAGATGATATGTGGGGGCTTGTCACG TCCAAGTTTGAGTTTGACGGTAATGCTAAGGCTTGGGTGCTGAAGTCACTTGGTAAAAAATGGAGGGAATGGAAGGGCAAGCTGAAGAAACTCTACTACTCTTCTCATGAGACTGATGAGGAGCGGCTCGCAAATCTTGATGGGCGGGTCCAAGAAGATCAATGGAAGACTCTCGTTCAATTTTGGAACTCTGAAGAGGGAAAG GCtcgttctaaaaaaaataaagagaatcGGAAGAAACAACTGATTAACCACGCGGCAGGCTCGAAGAGTTTTGCGCAAATATGTGAGGAAGAGGTAAATTTTATTAATAACCTGACTAACCATGTTAGTATATTTGTGTTATATAACTTGTTTGCATAA